From one Luteolibacter sp. SL250 genomic stretch:
- a CDS encoding diaminopimelate dehydrogenase, producing the protein MNQIHVGIVGYGNLGRGAEAAISISPDMELKAVFSRRELDHPLYAPMDGILAWKEKLDVLILCGGSATDLPVQGPELAEHFTIVDSFDTHARIPEYHATVDGAAGKGGKIAVISTGWDPGLFSIMRVLFEAVLPQGKEYTFWGRGVSQGHSDAIRRVPGVRDGRQYTIPSDAALEQVRGGGNPDLSTREKHTRVCYVVLEDGADAAVVESAIVNMPNYFADYDTTVNFISQEELERDHAGLPHGGFVLRSGETAHGNKHLVEFGIKLDSNPEFTSSVLIAYARAAVRLFRRGESGARTVFDIPVGLLSQHSAEDLRKAAL; encoded by the coding sequence ATGAATCAAATTCATGTTGGAATCGTCGGCTACGGAAACCTGGGCCGGGGCGCGGAGGCGGCCATCTCCATCAGTCCGGATATGGAACTGAAGGCGGTATTCAGCCGCCGTGAACTGGACCACCCCCTCTACGCGCCGATGGACGGCATCCTGGCGTGGAAGGAGAAGCTGGACGTGCTGATCCTCTGCGGCGGGTCCGCCACCGATCTGCCGGTGCAGGGACCGGAACTGGCGGAACATTTCACCATCGTGGACAGCTTCGACACCCATGCCCGCATCCCTGAATACCATGCCACGGTCGATGGTGCGGCGGGCAAGGGCGGGAAGATCGCCGTCATTTCCACCGGTTGGGATCCGGGCCTTTTCTCGATCATGCGCGTGCTGTTCGAGGCCGTGCTGCCGCAGGGGAAGGAATACACCTTCTGGGGCAGGGGCGTGAGCCAGGGCCACTCCGATGCCATCCGCCGTGTTCCCGGCGTGCGGGACGGCCGGCAATACACCATCCCATCGGATGCGGCGCTGGAGCAGGTGCGCGGTGGCGGAAATCCGGATCTGTCCACCCGGGAGAAGCACACCCGCGTCTGCTACGTGGTGCTGGAGGACGGCGCGGATGCGGCGGTGGTGGAAAGCGCCATCGTCAACATGCCGAACTACTTCGCGGACTATGACACCACCGTGAATTTCATCAGCCAGGAGGAACTGGAGCGCGACCACGCGGGCCTCCCGCACGGAGGGTTCGTCCTGCGTTCCGGAGAGACCGCGCATGGCAACAAGCACCTGGTCGAGTTCGGCATCAAGCTGGACAGCAACCCGGAGTTCACCTCCAGCGTGCTCATCGCCTACGCGCGGGCGGCGGTCCGTCTATTCCGGCGTGGGGAAAGCGGTGCCCGCACCGTGTTCGACATCCCGGTGGGCCTGCTTTCGCAGCACTCCGCGGAGGATCTGCGGAAAGCCGCGCTGTGA
- a CDS encoding SDR family oxidoreductase yields MKHVLITGCTRGLGLEMARSFAARGWKVSGCGTKAEAADRLAAELGDGHFIRPCDVTSSAEVAAFAQDVMDGPGAPDLLLNNAAVINGNAPLWEVPPEEFSRVIDVNLKGVHHVLWAFLPAMTGRGSGVVVNFSSGWGRSTSPEVAPYCCTKWGVEGLTQALAQELPNGMAAVALNPGIIDTDMLRSTFGEDSHDYPDPATWAEKAVPFLESLGPRDNGKSLTAPQ; encoded by the coding sequence ATGAAGCACGTCCTCATCACCGGCTGCACGCGCGGCCTGGGCCTGGAGATGGCCCGTTCATTCGCCGCCCGTGGCTGGAAGGTCTCCGGATGCGGAACAAAGGCGGAGGCGGCCGACCGGCTGGCGGCGGAGCTGGGGGACGGGCATTTCATCCGTCCGTGCGATGTGACATCCTCCGCGGAAGTCGCCGCCTTCGCGCAGGATGTGATGGACGGACCCGGTGCCCCTGACCTGCTGCTGAACAACGCCGCCGTCATCAACGGCAACGCCCCGCTGTGGGAAGTTCCGCCGGAGGAGTTTTCCCGCGTCATCGATGTGAACCTGAAAGGCGTCCACCATGTGCTGTGGGCCTTCCTCCCCGCGATGACCGGCCGGGGCAGCGGGGTGGTGGTGAATTTTTCCTCCGGCTGGGGTCGATCCACCTCACCGGAGGTCGCTCCCTACTGCTGCACGAAGTGGGGCGTGGAGGGACTGACGCAAGCGCTGGCACAGGAGCTCCCGAACGGAATGGCCGCCGTCGCGCTGAACCCGGGCATCATCGATACGGACATGCTCAGGAGCACCTTCGGCGAGGACTCCCATGATTACCCGGACCCTGCCACATGGGCGGAGAAGGCGGTGCCGTTCCTCGAAAGCCTCGGCCCGCGGGACAATGGCAAGTCCCTGACCGCCCCGCAGTAG
- a CDS encoding phosphotransferase has product MPTEDITAPIHAATETARNHGIIADRCEILQRANTLVLRLTETLVARVVLDPDGPRQGLEWFERENAVARHLAELEAPVIPMHPDIPPGPHEHSGYPMNFWQYVTRSGMEPEPGEIGRTLFRCHELLRSFRGDLPELAIPVESLKLLDSLEEQAAFPASVIRLLRGRLVSSLAALRAYPMQPLHGDAHMGNLMNTTGGLLWTDWEDTFSGPVEWDLASIIWNARLLDGEHATADGILSAYEAEGGAIHAEALHHGLVARAAVMSAWYPILYPEPSADRQDKLRRRLEWLETC; this is encoded by the coding sequence ATGCCGACCGAAGATATCACCGCTCCCATCCACGCTGCCACGGAGACCGCCAGGAACCATGGCATCATCGCGGATCGGTGTGAAATCCTCCAGCGGGCGAACACCCTGGTGCTGCGGCTGACGGAAACCTTGGTCGCACGCGTTGTGCTGGATCCGGATGGTCCCCGCCAAGGTCTGGAGTGGTTTGAGCGGGAAAACGCGGTGGCCCGCCACCTCGCGGAGCTGGAGGCACCGGTCATCCCCATGCATCCGGACATCCCTCCGGGGCCGCATGAACACTCCGGCTACCCGATGAATTTCTGGCAATACGTCACCCGGTCCGGGATGGAACCGGAGCCTGGGGAGATCGGCCGGACCTTGTTCCGCTGCCACGAGCTGCTGCGCTCGTTCCGGGGTGATCTTCCGGAACTTGCCATCCCGGTGGAGAGCCTGAAACTTCTGGATTCCCTGGAAGAACAGGCCGCGTTCCCTGCCTCCGTCATCCGGTTGCTGCGCGGTCGTCTGGTGTCCTCGCTGGCGGCCTTGCGGGCGTATCCCATGCAGCCACTGCACGGCGACGCCCATATGGGCAACCTCATGAATACCACCGGCGGGCTTCTGTGGACGGATTGGGAGGATACCTTTTCCGGTCCCGTGGAGTGGGATCTCGCCTCCATCATCTGGAACGCCCGGCTGCTTGATGGAGAGCACGCGACGGCGGACGGCATCCTTTCCGCCTATGAAGCGGAAGGCGGCGCCATCCATGCGGAGGCGCTGCACCATGGCTTGGTCGCCCGGGCGGCGGTGATGAGCGCCTGGTATCCCATCCTTTATCCGGAGCCCTCGGCGGACCGGCAGGACAAGCTCCGGCGGCGGCTGGAGTGGCTGGAGACTTGCTGA
- a CDS encoding LTA synthase family protein — protein MISSASPAPGWQRFISQLSMVVRLVLWILVCLCISRGLLVWLNRHAMDGATTGWEYAEAMLVGLRFDGRIAAFLLAPSVILSALCLKFDLTKATRRTTLAAGFLFTILWLLLGTITLGYFREYHNQFDPHVLGVVYDDFGAVVQTIWKTYPIVRGLLVLLALMAGLCWLMRRWVLLDFPHRLPSAPRTLPGRIVWTLAVLFILVVGLRGAVKGRPVQEKDAGCTRDQVLNRCVVNPFFALHYAIGAHRRLMDQGGLDQYLDEKEIKAAFREFAGTDDLKTVDDAFLRKAAGPTGPVPRHIFVVLLESYDGWTMMPEHAAWDIAPNMLRLGKEGARVTRFVAASRSTMTSLSSVISGLADAGVITNERSRPGQPPFATSIAPQMNGLGFETHFFYSGLGTWQRVEDFAKEQGFKHTHMGPDMPKSPGSNEWGVTDRDLYQYIESTIRPDVPSFSVIMTASNHRPFSIDLAKEGCEVKVPATGYPNFAEGNATLGMLGHHKYSDKCVGEFVERMDAKAPGCFFALTADHWGRAFPGPRPTMMEQALVPLVLWQKGRTFPDLSGVGGSHYDLGATVIEMVAPQGASYHAIGRNLLGANPPVHAQSRLWDIGPDSIVAMGGEGRMETLDGKALAQPPADLPQQLRNYNLVHGLSWWRLIEGNELPR, from the coding sequence ATGATCTCATCTGCATCTCCTGCCCCAGGTTGGCAGCGGTTCATTTCCCAACTCTCCATGGTGGTCCGCCTGGTGTTGTGGATCCTCGTCTGTCTCTGCATTTCCCGGGGACTGCTGGTCTGGCTGAACCGCCACGCGATGGATGGTGCGACCACCGGTTGGGAATACGCCGAGGCCATGCTGGTGGGGCTGCGGTTCGACGGACGGATCGCCGCATTCCTGCTGGCCCCCTCCGTCATCCTCAGCGCGCTGTGCCTGAAGTTCGATCTCACGAAGGCGACCCGGCGCACCACCCTGGCCGCAGGTTTCTTGTTCACCATCCTCTGGTTGCTTCTGGGCACCATCACCCTCGGGTACTTCCGGGAGTATCACAACCAGTTCGACCCCCACGTGCTGGGCGTGGTCTATGATGACTTCGGTGCGGTGGTGCAGACCATCTGGAAGACGTATCCGATCGTCAGGGGCCTCCTTGTGCTGCTGGCGCTCATGGCCGGCCTCTGTTGGCTGATGCGCCGATGGGTGCTGTTGGATTTCCCGCACCGCCTGCCATCCGCACCCCGCACGCTGCCGGGCAGGATCGTGTGGACGTTGGCGGTCCTCTTCATCCTTGTCGTCGGTCTCCGGGGTGCGGTGAAGGGCCGCCCGGTCCAGGAGAAAGACGCGGGATGCACCCGTGACCAGGTTCTCAACCGCTGCGTGGTGAATCCTTTCTTCGCCCTGCACTATGCCATTGGCGCGCACCGCCGGTTGATGGACCAGGGTGGGTTGGACCAGTATCTGGATGAAAAGGAAATCAAGGCCGCCTTCCGCGAGTTCGCCGGGACGGATGACCTGAAAACGGTGGACGACGCCTTTCTCCGGAAAGCCGCGGGACCAACCGGGCCTGTACCGCGGCACATCTTCGTCGTACTGCTGGAAAGCTACGACGGCTGGACGATGATGCCGGAGCATGCCGCGTGGGACATTGCGCCGAACATGCTGCGTCTCGGAAAAGAGGGTGCGCGGGTCACCCGTTTCGTCGCCGCGTCCCGCAGCACGATGACTTCACTTTCGTCCGTCATCTCCGGCCTGGCGGATGCCGGGGTGATCACCAACGAGCGGTCCCGTCCCGGGCAGCCTCCGTTTGCCACCTCGATCGCCCCGCAGATGAACGGCCTCGGTTTTGAGACGCACTTCTTCTACTCCGGACTGGGGACCTGGCAGAGGGTGGAGGACTTCGCGAAGGAGCAGGGCTTCAAGCACACCCACATGGGGCCGGACATGCCCAAAAGCCCCGGCTCGAACGAATGGGGCGTCACCGACCGCGACCTCTACCAATACATCGAGAGCACCATCCGCCCGGACGTTCCCAGCTTCAGCGTGATCATGACCGCCTCCAACCACCGACCGTTCAGCATCGATCTGGCGAAGGAAGGCTGCGAGGTGAAGGTGCCGGCGACCGGCTACCCGAACTTCGCGGAGGGAAATGCCACGCTGGGGATGCTGGGTCACCACAAGTATTCCGACAAATGCGTGGGCGAGTTCGTGGAGCGGATGGATGCGAAGGCCCCCGGCTGTTTCTTCGCCCTGACGGCGGACCATTGGGGCCGCGCGTTCCCGGGTCCTCGCCCCACCATGATGGAGCAGGCTCTGGTTCCGTTGGTCCTGTGGCAGAAAGGGCGGACTTTCCCCGACCTCTCGGGTGTCGGAGGGAGCCACTATGACCTGGGGGCCACCGTCATCGAGATGGTCGCTCCGCAGGGTGCATCCTACCATGCCATCGGAAGGAATCTCCTTGGCGCGAATCCTCCGGTCCACGCCCAGTCCAGGCTATGGGACATCGGTCCGGATTCGATCGTCGCGATGGGAGGCGAGGGACGGATGGAGACACTCGATGGCAAGGCACTGGCCCAGCCTCCGGCCGATCTGCCGCAACAGCTCCGCAATTACAACCTGGTCCACGGCCTGTCCTGGTGGCGGCTGATCGAAGGAAACGAACTTCCCAGATAA
- a CDS encoding prolyl oligopeptidase family serine peptidase, with product MSRPRSITPFLFAVAACLVPITGSAKESQAGSTVSAPGTTDQWRGHTRHRFEVSGHQAWVVEPSNPLPGKPWTWCTEFPDAFTDRTGVPQLLEKGIHHAHISDFNRLGCEEQLRLMDEFHKVMVSKGFAAKVGLIGISRGGFMAYRWAQRNPDKVVFIYGDAPVCDLKSWPGGFGKGKGSPKDWQHAKNLYGWKSDEEARAFRGNALDEEPLSRLAAAKIPLLHVVGDADDVVPVAENTAILAERYRKLGGDIAVLHHAAGHHPHGLDDPAPVVRFMLGHLAPANPVR from the coding sequence ATGAGCCGTCCACGATCCATCACTCCCTTCCTCTTCGCCGTCGCGGCATGCCTTGTTCCAATCACCGGAAGCGCAAAGGAATCACAGGCAGGATCCACCGTATCCGCTCCCGGGACCACGGACCAATGGCGCGGCCACACCCGGCACCGGTTCGAGGTGTCCGGACACCAGGCCTGGGTCGTAGAACCGTCCAATCCCCTGCCTGGCAAACCGTGGACCTGGTGCACGGAGTTTCCGGACGCCTTCACGGACCGGACCGGTGTTCCGCAGCTCCTTGAAAAGGGCATCCATCACGCGCATATCAGTGACTTCAACCGCTTGGGCTGCGAGGAGCAGCTCAGGTTGATGGATGAGTTCCACAAGGTGATGGTCTCAAAGGGCTTTGCGGCGAAGGTGGGCCTCATCGGCATCTCCCGCGGCGGCTTCATGGCCTACCGGTGGGCGCAGCGGAACCCGGACAAGGTCGTCTTCATCTACGGGGATGCTCCGGTCTGTGACCTGAAAAGCTGGCCGGGCGGATTTGGCAAGGGCAAGGGAAGTCCGAAGGACTGGCAGCACGCGAAAAACCTCTACGGCTGGAAAAGCGATGAGGAAGCCAGGGCATTCCGCGGAAATGCCCTGGATGAAGAACCCCTCTCCCGGCTGGCTGCGGCGAAGATCCCGCTCCTCCACGTGGTGGGGGATGCGGATGATGTGGTGCCGGTGGCGGAAAACACCGCCATCCTGGCAGAGCGCTACCGGAAGCTGGGCGGTGACATCGCGGTCCTGCACCACGCCGCGGGCCACCATCCGCATGGACTGGATGACCCCGCCCCGGTCGTTCGCTTCATGCTTGGACACCTCGCTCCGGCGAATCCTGTCCGCTGA
- the trxA gene encoding thioredoxin has translation MKWSIPSASVLVLAVMALPSCEKVKEVVEKVAPRKQSEAVATPPQSTASQPHRMLGKLQEKMETSRGAAAAGPTVRKVGGDDYESFIATPGRLVVVDYHAGWCGPCKTLSPILEDLAEESGGKVIIGKVDVDAHPALAEKAGVRSIPDVRVFRDGRQVDRFIGLLKKGEIQKMFAKHSGGLGVKATTVADGGTPPAPSTAPPSAEGASATFQRMDKNWMPPGIQKR, from the coding sequence ATGAAGTGGTCCATCCCATCCGCCTCCGTCTTGGTTCTCGCGGTGATGGCGCTGCCTTCCTGTGAAAAAGTGAAGGAGGTCGTGGAAAAGGTCGCGCCCCGGAAACAGTCGGAAGCGGTAGCCACTCCTCCCCAATCCACGGCGAGCCAGCCGCACCGCATGCTTGGGAAATTACAGGAGAAAATGGAAACCTCGCGCGGTGCCGCCGCCGCAGGACCCACAGTGAGGAAGGTGGGTGGGGATGACTATGAATCATTCATCGCCACCCCGGGTAGGCTGGTGGTGGTGGACTACCACGCCGGATGGTGTGGTCCCTGCAAGACCCTCTCCCCCATTCTGGAGGACCTGGCGGAGGAGTCCGGTGGGAAGGTGATCATCGGCAAGGTCGATGTGGACGCGCATCCCGCCCTCGCGGAAAAGGCGGGGGTGCGCAGCATTCCCGACGTGCGGGTGTTCCGTGACGGCAGGCAGGTGGATCGCTTCATCGGCTTGCTGAAGAAGGGTGAAATCCAGAAAATGTTTGCGAAGCATTCCGGAGGTCTGGGGGTGAAGGCCACGACAGTGGCGGATGGTGGAACTCCACCGGCCCCTTCCACCGCGCCGCCATCCGCGGAGGGAGCGTCCGCCACCTTCCAGCGGATGGACAAGAACTGGATGCCTCCGGGAATCCAGAAACGCTGA
- a CDS encoding sialidase family protein produces MKAHLIFLAILCGASPASALPVVDLSGDLERQVVVEAGTPEIYQGHPTTALLPDGRTLFAVWTLGHGGPCGPMKRSDDGGKTWGPLLPVPEDWKTVRNCPAIYQLANPQGKTRLIIFAGQGPGGSRQPDNGTMHQSVSEDGGKTWSAMKPNGLECVMPFCTIAPVEGGKKLIGLTNIRRPGDTEDRFSNILTQSESTDGGLTWSPWRIILDLQPLRVCEPEVIRSPDGRQLLCLYRENRRREAGFMTSDDEGKTWSSPRRLPQTLAGDRHKARYAPDGRLVICFRDKSRAFGTMNHFVAWVGRFEEIPHEEKGIRVKLLHSHAGGDCGYPGVELLPDGTFVVTTYIKYRPGPEKHSIISTRFRLDDLEKR; encoded by the coding sequence ATGAAAGCCCACCTCATTTTCCTGGCCATCCTGTGCGGGGCATCCCCCGCTTCCGCTCTGCCGGTAGTGGACCTCTCAGGAGATTTGGAGCGGCAGGTGGTGGTGGAGGCAGGCACCCCGGAGATCTACCAAGGCCACCCGACCACCGCGCTGCTGCCGGACGGCCGCACCCTCTTCGCGGTATGGACCCTGGGCCATGGTGGTCCCTGTGGTCCTATGAAAAGGAGCGATGACGGCGGGAAGACCTGGGGCCCCCTGCTTCCGGTGCCGGAGGACTGGAAGACGGTCCGCAACTGCCCTGCCATCTACCAGCTCGCGAATCCGCAGGGAAAGACACGGCTCATCATTTTCGCGGGCCAGGGACCGGGCGGTTCCCGGCAACCTGACAACGGGACGATGCACCAGTCGGTCTCGGAGGATGGCGGGAAGACATGGTCCGCCATGAAGCCGAACGGTCTGGAGTGCGTGATGCCCTTCTGCACCATCGCGCCGGTCGAAGGAGGGAAGAAGCTCATCGGCCTGACGAACATCCGCCGCCCCGGTGACACGGAGGATCGCTTTTCCAACATCCTCACCCAGAGTGAATCCACCGATGGCGGACTCACCTGGTCTCCCTGGCGCATCATTCTGGATCTCCAGCCGCTGCGGGTCTGCGAGCCGGAGGTGATCCGCTCCCCGGACGGCCGCCAGTTGCTCTGCCTCTACCGGGAGAACCGCAGGCGGGAGGCTGGATTCATGACCAGCGACGACGAGGGGAAGACATGGTCGTCCCCCCGGCGGTTGCCGCAGACCTTGGCGGGCGACCGGCACAAGGCACGGTATGCTCCGGACGGCAGGCTGGTCATCTGCTTCCGGGACAAATCGCGCGCATTCGGGACGATGAATCATTTCGTCGCCTGGGTGGGCCGGTTCGAGGAAATCCCCCACGAGGAGAAGGGCATCCGCGTGAAGCTGCTCCACAGCCATGCCGGTGGGGACTGCGGCTATCCCGGCGTGGAACTCCTCCCGGATGGCACATTTGTAGTGACCACCTACATCAAATATCGTCCGGGGCCGGAAAAGCACTCGATCATCAGCACCCGTTTCCGGTTGGATGATCTGGAGAAACGATAG
- a CDS encoding amidohydrolase family protein, with translation MSPATATPVIDCHVHLVGNGRKGSGCWIRMSGWHRWLGGFMAKMIGMPVSFEHEEFDAAYVSRLADFVKESSADQILLLAQEEVYHEDGTKRDFGSFHVPNDYLFEVCSGNPAFLPAVSIHPARKDALEELDRCLAQGARALKLLPNCLDVDCSRPAYDAFWEKMAEAGLPMLAHTGGEMTVPVANKLYQDPRYLERPLEIGVKIIAAHAASNSSLWDEDYFDVLVEMMRRHPNLYGDSSALNTPVRSSAFAKILHCDLADRFVHGSDFPVPVGTWYARMRGLVDGPARAEAASIPNLIERDLRLKKSMGFPEGHFTRVGEILRKVG, from the coding sequence ATGAGTCCCGCCACAGCCACGCCCGTCATCGACTGCCACGTCCACCTGGTCGGAAACGGCAGGAAAGGCAGCGGGTGCTGGATCCGGATGAGCGGGTGGCACCGCTGGTTGGGCGGGTTCATGGCGAAGATGATCGGCATGCCGGTGAGCTTCGAGCATGAGGAATTCGATGCCGCGTACGTTTCCCGGCTCGCGGATTTCGTGAAGGAATCCTCCGCCGACCAGATCCTGCTTCTCGCTCAGGAAGAGGTCTATCACGAGGATGGGACGAAGCGGGACTTCGGCTCCTTCCACGTGCCGAACGACTACCTGTTCGAGGTTTGCTCCGGAAATCCGGCGTTCCTCCCCGCGGTGTCCATCCATCCCGCGCGGAAGGACGCGCTGGAGGAACTGGACCGCTGTTTGGCACAGGGCGCCCGCGCGCTGAAGCTGCTGCCGAACTGCCTGGACGTGGACTGCTCCCGGCCCGCCTATGATGCGTTCTGGGAGAAGATGGCGGAAGCGGGCCTGCCGATGCTCGCCCACACCGGTGGGGAGATGACCGTGCCCGTGGCGAACAAGCTTTATCAGGATCCACGCTACCTGGAGCGTCCGCTGGAGATCGGCGTGAAGATCATCGCCGCCCATGCCGCCAGCAACAGCAGCCTTTGGGATGAAGACTACTTCGACGTGCTGGTGGAAATGATGCGCCGCCACCCGAACCTGTATGGTGACAGCAGCGCGCTGAACACCCCGGTGAGGAGTTCCGCGTTCGCGAAGATCCTCCACTGCGACCTGGCGGACCGTTTCGTCCACGGCAGTGATTTCCCTGTTCCCGTCGGCACCTGGTATGCCCGGATGCGCGGTTTGGTCGATGGCCCCGCCAGGGCTGAGGCAGCCAGCATCCCGAACCTGATCGAGAGGGATCTGCGTCTGAAGAAGTCGATGGGCTTTCCCGAAGGGCACTTCACCCGTGTCGGGGAGATTCTCAGGAAGGTCGGATGA
- a CDS encoding oxygenase MpaB family protein, which yields MPSVPTFLKPRLENLLRSQLDDGSGRMMDFTQPAGEPALVAADSISWRVFANPVTLVIGGITAVLLELAEPKVRSGVWDHTTFRTDPLKRMRRTGLAAMVTVYGARSQATRMISGVRRMHEQVRGTTPEGVPYEANDPELLRWVHATAAFGFLEAYHHYVTPLDQAGRDRYYAEGAPISRLYGAETAPVSEDELRELFSGMLHRLEPSGILSEFIGIMESLPLLPRPLRRFNRIFISASVGLLPPDIRMKLGLCGRSPSAAATRVLRFLARQAEGLELDSSPIMQARRRVDDLPRNPA from the coding sequence ATGCCATCCGTTCCCACGTTTCTCAAACCCCGGCTGGAAAACCTGCTGCGCAGCCAGTTGGACGATGGCAGCGGACGCATGATGGATTTCACCCAACCTGCCGGGGAACCTGCACTGGTGGCGGCGGATTCAATTTCATGGCGGGTTTTCGCAAACCCCGTGACACTGGTCATCGGCGGCATCACGGCGGTGCTGCTGGAACTCGCCGAGCCGAAAGTCCGGTCCGGAGTATGGGACCACACCACCTTCCGGACGGATCCCCTGAAACGCATGCGCCGGACCGGCTTGGCCGCGATGGTCACCGTCTATGGAGCCCGCAGCCAGGCCACGCGGATGATCTCCGGAGTCCGCCGCATGCATGAGCAGGTGCGCGGCACCACTCCCGAAGGTGTCCCCTATGAGGCCAACGATCCCGAGCTGCTGCGCTGGGTCCACGCCACCGCCGCCTTCGGATTCCTGGAGGCCTATCATCACTACGTGACGCCACTGGATCAGGCCGGGCGCGACAGATATTATGCGGAAGGCGCGCCCATCTCACGGCTCTATGGAGCGGAGACCGCTCCCGTTTCAGAAGATGAACTCAGGGAGCTTTTCAGCGGAATGCTGCATCGCCTCGAGCCATCGGGGATCCTTTCCGAATTCATCGGCATCATGGAATCGCTCCCATTGCTCCCGCGGCCATTGCGCCGCTTCAACAGGATCTTCATCTCAGCATCCGTGGGTCTGCTACCTCCGGACATCCGGATGAAACTCGGCCTCTGCGGAAGGTCTCCGTCCGCCGCCGCCACGAGGGTGCTGCGCTTTCTCGCAAGGCAGGCGGAAGGTCTGGAACTGGATTCCAGCCCGATCATGCAAGCTCGCCGCAGAGTGGACGATCTACCAAGAAACCCCGCATAA
- a CDS encoding GNAT family N-acetyltransferase — protein sequence MSQITDNTEKRRFELVEDGKLAFADYHQAAGVLVLPHVEADPALRGKGAAGRLMDGVLDIARDRGLKVRPVCSYAVAFIQRHPEYHDLLA from the coding sequence ATGAGCCAGATCACGGACAACACGGAGAAGCGGCGTTTCGAATTGGTTGAGGACGGAAAGCTCGCGTTTGCGGATTACCATCAGGCCGCCGGTGTGCTGGTGCTGCCTCATGTGGAGGCGGACCCCGCGTTGCGGGGGAAGGGAGCGGCAGGCCGGCTGATGGATGGAGTGCTGGACATCGCACGCGACCGCGGACTGAAAGTGCGTCCTGTCTGTAGTTACGCGGTGGCGTTCATCCAGCGCCATCCGGAGTATCATGACTTGCTGGCCTGA
- a CDS encoding ATP-binding cassette domain-containing protein: protein MHQHRFAAVVRNTAAIIGLNRNLAFFTNSYNYFALVVPLMIAAPMFMRGEVQFGEVTQAAAAFGQVLAAASMIITQFSGLSSYLAGVQRLGNLWNSLDEHDAEEQRAERIKSMGVDEGGSTVKLDELTIQTPNDAKTLVSKLSFELGSKQSLLIMGPSGTGKSSVLRTIAGLWMSGSGLLERPMLVDLMFLPQRPYMVEGSLRNQLLYPYPDSGATDEQILEVVEKVNLTDVLERVDGDLDRVVDWGNVLSLGEQQRVAFARLFLRQPKFAFLDEATSALDEENQAHLYRMLRESGIGSISVGHRSTLIEYHDRLLQLERSGTWQIKTNLSQSLHEAEVDLIQVAQPAGRPDGQASKS, encoded by the coding sequence GTGCACCAGCACCGCTTCGCGGCCGTGGTGCGGAACACCGCCGCGATCATCGGCCTGAACCGCAACCTGGCCTTCTTCACCAACAGCTACAACTACTTCGCACTGGTGGTTCCGCTCATGATCGCGGCCCCCATGTTCATGCGCGGGGAGGTTCAGTTCGGTGAGGTCACCCAGGCAGCGGCGGCTTTCGGTCAGGTTCTGGCGGCGGCCTCCATGATCATCACCCAGTTCAGCGGCCTCAGTTCCTATCTCGCCGGGGTCCAGCGCCTGGGGAACCTCTGGAACAGCCTCGACGAACACGACGCCGAGGAGCAACGGGCGGAACGCATCAAGTCGATGGGGGTGGATGAAGGCGGGTCCACGGTGAAGCTCGACGAGCTCACGATCCAAACTCCGAACGATGCCAAGACGCTGGTTTCCAAACTTTCCTTCGAGCTGGGGTCGAAACAAAGCCTGCTGATCATGGGACCCAGCGGTACGGGCAAAAGCTCCGTGCTCCGGACGATCGCCGGCCTGTGGATGAGTGGCTCGGGATTGCTCGAACGCCCGATGCTGGTGGACCTCATGTTCCTGCCCCAGCGCCCGTACATGGTCGAGGGCAGCCTCCGCAACCAGCTCCTGTATCCCTACCCCGACAGCGGTGCCACTGATGAACAGATTCTGGAGGTGGTGGAAAAGGTGAACCTGACGGATGTGCTCGAACGCGTGGACGGGGATCTCGACAGGGTGGTGGACTGGGGGAATGTGCTCTCGCTCGGTGAACAGCAACGCGTGGCATTCGCACGGCTGTTCCTGCGGCAGCCGAAATTCGCTTTCCTTGATGAAGCGACCAGCGCTCTCGATGAGGAAAACCAAGCCCACCTGTATCGGATGCTGAGGGAATCCGGGATCGGCTCGATCAGTGTCGGACACCGCAGCACGTTGATCGAGTATCACGATCGGCTGCTGCAACTGGAACGATCCGGAACGTGGCAGATCAAAACGAATCTGAGCCAGTCCCTGCACGAGGCGGAGGTGGATCTCATCCAGGTGGCGCAACCGGCGGGGCGCCCGGACGGTCAGGCCAGCAAGTCATGA